Genomic window (Spirosoma sp. KCTC 42546):
GTTTTTGGATTTCCTTTAGTAACTCCTCTCGCTTTTGCAGGACATCCTGTAACTGTTTTTTATCCTGAAAATCGGAGGATTTTTTGGTTCGCATCCGATCTTCCATTTGATTTAATTCTTTCTTGATCGCTTGCGTTTTGCTTAGAGCATTATCAATTTGTTGCTCGGTTTTCTCGGCTGACTTATCAACCTGCTTCTGAATTTCAGCATTCGAAGGAACTACAAAATTCAACTGATTTGATCGACTTGACTTGGGACCGTTCACTCCATCGTTATCCCAAACCTGCACGAAGTACTCTAATTTGTCTTCTTGGCTTAGTTTTAAGCTATCAAGTGACCAGTTATAAACAAAGTTTTGTGACGTAGTAGAGCGATTTACTGGAATGTCTATAACGTGTGAAGGAGACCCCTTTCCATTACGGTTTATCTTATAATTTAACCGAAGCTTCGAGAACCCATAGTCATCAGAAACTAAACCTGATAGTGCTATATAATTATAGGTAACTGTGTCCTGAATTCGATCTACGGAAATTTGAGGATACCGGTCTGGAATCACCTGAACATTATACTGGATGACCGATGGTGCAGCAATCTGACCATTCTTCAATGACACAGAATAGGTTGCGTTTTGCATTAGCCTTCTATTCAGAGCAAACGTGTTATTATCTATCAAATGGGCTACCACTGGCTTTGCATCTGAATTAAACCGTAGAAGAAGGGAGTCTGTATGATCAGCCGCAAATTCCCAGTTAACCACTGTGCCTTGTGGAACAAGAAGATTCCCAACATTTGAAAGCTGCTCGGTTGGCTTATTTAAATAAGCCGGATAATCCAGTTTAACGTTAAACGAGAGTACTGCAGGTCGGTCAATTAGTGAAACTTTATATTCTGTTGAATTGAAACCAGCAGCCTCTAGATGGAAATCTAAGTCGCGCTGAAGATTATCAAAGTTATAACTAAACTGGTCGCCCAATTGCTCAAGTTTGAAGCGAGTCCCATTCGCAACTACGTACACGGCTTGTGGTAGTGCATCACCAGTAAGCTTCACTTTTAATGGGAAATCTTCGTTCCGAAACGCCTTCAGTGACTTGTTTTGCACCACAAATCGAAAGGGAGCCTCTTCAACAAACTCTTTATTGTAATTCACAAGCCGTGTTGACGACTTTGTGAAAAATGTTGGATTCACGATTAGAATTACAAGGATAAGTGCAAGCGGAGGAATGGCATATTTAAGAAATTCTCGGTTGCGGCTAATCTGAATTGCGTTAGAGAAACGATTTATAAGTAATTGCTGTGACCGCTGATTTAGACTAGCCTGGAGCAAATCGCTCTGATCAGATGTTATACGTTGGAGTTGAAGTGTATTTAACAACTTATCCCCTACCTCTGGAAAAAAGGTTCCTATCTGTCGAGCAGCTTCATCATTTGACAATGGTTTATTTAGCCCATATAAACTCATCAAAGGGCGTATTATAAACAGATACAACCCGACTAAGGTAGTAAGCAAAAAACCGAAAAATAAGGCTCCACGACCAACAGAATTAAATTGGCCAATGAACTCGGCTGTGTTTATGAAGAGATAACCACTTCCAAGGAGAGCTATAAAAAAAAGACTTCCTTTCACAAGTTGATTTTGAAAGTAGCGTTTTTTATACTCGTCTATGCGTTGTAATAGTGTTGTGTAAGCTGTTGAAGATTGCATAGGAATTCAGGTTGAGTAGTTAAACTGAAAGAGTCTCGAAATACTGAATAACGTGTTGTTTTAAAAAGGTTTCCTGCGCCAGCAGGTCGCCATGCGGAATTGGCTTAGCTAGCAACCACCGTGGCCAACCATCTTTATCAAGCCCATCTAATTCATAATAGCCTGACTGACTCAGCACACGACAAACAGCTATATGCATTAGGTCTTGTTTTGCTTCTTTAGAAAAGCGTTTAGGCCCCGTACCTAATTCCTGAACGCCAATTAAAAATAGAACGGCGTTAAGATCGGCAGGACGCTTACCAACCAAAGATTGAATTTGGTCAAGTAACTCTTCCCAGGATTTATCTATACTTTTTTCTTCCACAGTGCTTCCCCGATTATTCTTCTCCCTAAATTACAACGTTTTATACTACAAACGAATACGAACTATGTTTCGGTTTATTCATCTATTAATAGACGATTTTGTCAATCTACTTTTTCCTACTTTGTGCCTAGGTTGTAAACAGTCTTTAATAGCTAATGAGCGTGTTTTGTGTTCAGCTTGTAGAATCAATCTTCCGGAGACAAATCAACATCAGGAACCTTACGATCAAAATCTCCTCAATAAGTTTGCCGGAAAAGTACCTGTGCGCTTTTTAGCTTCTTACCTGCATTTTACAAAGGGTGGTGTTGTACAAAATCTAATACACAGCTTTAAATACAGAGGCCAAAAAGAAGCAGCTAAAGAACTGGCAAGCTGGTACGGAAGTCAACTCAAAATAGAAAGTAAACAGCTTCAGGAAATAGACGTAATTCTAGGTGTTCCGTTGCATTTGAGCCGCTACAAGCAACGAGGGTATAATCAGGCAGATTGGATAGCTCAAGGACTGGCTGAAGCACTTAACATGCCAATGGTAATAGATGTGTTAAATAGAAATGCCTTTAATGAATCGCAAACACACAAGAATCGACTTGAACGATGGGAAAACGTAAATAAAGTATTTAGCATTGTGAAGCCAGATCTCGTTAAGAATAAAAACGTACTCATCGTTGATGATGTGCTGACTACTGGTGCCACAATTGAAGCCTGCGCTATTGAATTAGTTAGAGCTGGCTGCAAGTCTATCAGCGTAATAACTCTAGCTGTTGCTGATCGATAGCCGTTCGGTTTGTTTTTCGAATTCCATAAAAAAAGAGGTCACCCAAATTCGGATGACCTCTTTTTTAGGAAAGGATAGTGCTTGACTTATTTGTTCCGGCCCACTCCAATCATAGCGCAACGGAAACCAATCATTGCTGTAGCCGAATCCTGGTCTAAGAATCGACGTGTACCTGGTGATAGCCAGTAAGCAACGTCGTTCCAGGAGCCGCCTTTGTATACACGAAGTTTATCGTCAATTAATGATTGTTTGTTTTTGCTATCATAATTCTTCGCATCATCAACATATCCATTACGACGTACTGGATTTAAATCGTTAACGTCCTGATAGGAAAGAGGCCGATAAACGTCCATTACCCACTCGTTTACGTTACCAGCCATGTTATACAGACCAAAATCATTTGCTGGATAAGCATAGATTTCAGCCGTTATAATAGCACCATCATTCGAACGGCCAGCAATACCGGCATAGTCACCACGACCACGTTT
Coding sequences:
- a CDS encoding ComF family protein yields the protein MFRFIHLLIDDFVNLLFPTLCLGCKQSLIANERVLCSACRINLPETNQHQEPYDQNLLNKFAGKVPVRFLASYLHFTKGGVVQNLIHSFKYRGQKEAAKELASWYGSQLKIESKQLQEIDVILGVPLHLSRYKQRGYNQADWIAQGLAEALNMPMVIDVLNRNAFNESQTHKNRLERWENVNKVFSIVKPDLVKNKNVLIVDDVLTTGATIEACAIELVRAGCKSISVITLAVADR
- a CDS encoding DUF4175 family protein; translated protein: MQSSTAYTTLLQRIDEYKKRYFQNQLVKGSLFFIALLGSGYLFINTAEFIGQFNSVGRGALFFGFLLTTLVGLYLFIIRPLMSLYGLNKPLSNDEAARQIGTFFPEVGDKLLNTLQLQRITSDQSDLLQASLNQRSQQLLINRFSNAIQISRNREFLKYAIPPLALILVILIVNPTFFTKSSTRLVNYNKEFVEEAPFRFVVQNKSLKAFRNEDFPLKVKLTGDALPQAVYVVANGTRFKLEQLGDQFSYNFDNLQRDLDFHLEAAGFNSTEYKVSLIDRPAVLSFNVKLDYPAYLNKPTEQLSNVGNLLVPQGTVVNWEFAADHTDSLLLRFNSDAKPVVAHLIDNNTFALNRRLMQNATYSVSLKNGQIAAPSVIQYNVQVIPDRYPQISVDRIQDTVTYNYIALSGLVSDDYGFSKLRLNYKINRNGKGSPSHVIDIPVNRSTTSQNFVYNWSLDSLKLSQEDKLEYFVQVWDNDGVNGPKSSRSNQLNFVVPSNAEIQKQVDKSAEKTEQQIDNALSKTQAIKKELNQMEDRMRTKKSSDFQDKKQLQDVLQKREELLKEIQKLQEQFQKTNDTQQRFAEKNQAMQDKMEQLKKLFNELLDPESKQLYEQLKQLLERKQDEKASDMLDKLSRKEKNMERDLDRALKLFKQMQLEQKVNNIAENLEKQAENLEKQAEENAKKNETSQEQQKQQEKSQEDFKNTQEQLKEIEKQAEKDDLNKPESSEEEQKEIEKEMEEATKNMKSDQGKQASSKQKKSAKSMKAMSKAMKESMQSAEMEEMQENIDDLRNILDNLITLSFGQEKVMKDFRGMSLQDPRVTKLSQEQLKLQDDAKIIEDSLNALASRVVQIQSFVTRELTNMKSYMDESVQQLRDRRLSMASSKQQFAMTSINNLALMLSDVLKNMQQQMNAMAMPGKGKGGKKGENPSGMGEMQKQLNAKMQQLQKGGKSGRGLSEELSQMAAEQAMIRQMLKKLEENAKGTEAGKQQEKQVKDLLEKMDESETDLVNKRVNPNLINRQNEILTRLLESEKALKQQEEDPKRQAEAAKSMKRSTPAFFDSTNLQLKTKQVEVLRSVTPNYNLFYKKEANQYLQKVSK